The sequence TGTTAGCTTCGGCTGtcgtgctgtggctgctgggcttCCTTATGCTCGAGGCTGTGCTGATGTGTCACCTTGAGCTTCGGCCAGGGGAACATGCTCGGAGTAAGATGCTGCTTGAGAGGGGGGTCTCCACTCCTCCACAGCAGGCTCTGCGTGCTCCGGCTTCTGACCAACTAGGCGACTCCTGTTTGCTCTTCTCCCCCTTCTAGACAACGTGACGTGGGCGTTGCCGAGGAGAGGTCACCCTATGGTCCCTTGCTGGGTAGGTGGAGAACTCATCCGAAGCCTACTTGCTTCCCTTtgcccagtgctgggggctctgctgtgggctgccccTGGCACACAGCTGAGCGCCACGCAGCcgcttcctccctccctccctccctccctctctgctgcgggatgggggagagaagtaGAGGGGCTCCCCGCTTTTCAgcatgctgcagcagctcatttcCTTGTGGGTCTGCACAGGTCGGGAGGCAGAGATTGACCGCTTTGAATTCTGCTTGGAGGCCTATAAGCATTTGGAAGAACCACATGTCCTGGCATTTGTGGGCATTCCAGGCTCTGGAAAGAGCCACTTACTTGCCGAGCTGGCCATTTTAGGCcgggctgctgggcacaggtAAGCACTGTGGAGCTGTCGCTTTGGCACCCCTCCGCCAGCCCATCCCCTGGCGTTTGCAGAACGCAGTtcgggtgctgctgtgcccagcccttgcactgcagcctcccaAAAAAGCCTGCTGCGGACCCAGCCAAGCAGTACCCACCTCCTCAGAGAGTTCCAGCTGGCTCTGTGAGCCACTGTTCTCCTCCTTTGCCCCTGGGCCGAGCACAGAGAGACGGAAAGAGCtccagctgaggagctgaggggaagCAAGGTGGCCCATCTCAGAAGCGCTGCTTGCCCTCTGGCTGTTTTCCAGAAGGAGCACTGGGGCAGAAAAGCCTTGCTGCGGGCCGGGCGGCAGACGCAGACCCGCCACCTGCTGAGGCCTTCCTTCTTAACCCAATGAGTGCCTCTGCAGGGGGTGCATAGTGCGAgccgggctggggctgcagaggcgCAGGGGCCGCGGCCAGCCCTCCCAGTGACCCGCTTGCAGCCGCCCACGGGGGCTCTTTCTTATACGACGAGTGGAAAGCTCGGTCCTCTCCAGGACGCACTTGGAGAGTCCcgctttcctctgcagaaaggaCCAGGCGGCTCACCTATAAAACACTGCTGTCCAGGCAGGCTGGAGCTACCGGGAGGCAATTCTGGATCTCAGCGCCTTCTGCTTTTGCACCGCAGGGTCAACGCTGTGGAACTGGCAGAGGAGAACTTGAAGCAGCCCTTCTCTGCCATCCGTCTGCTGGTGGCCAGGGCACTGGGTCTCCAGGCCGGTGAGACTTGCAGTGACAGGCAGAGCGCCCTGCAGACCGTGCTCCAAGGCACAATAGAAGAGAGCAGCTATTGCTTGCTCAACGATGTTTTCTTAGTGGAGGTGAGAGCGAGAGGCTGTCCTGCTTagatgctctgctgggagcagctcagctcagggctgggactCGCGGGGCTCGTACCCCACCTGTCTGATTCCTGTGCCCAGGAGTCTCCCTGTGCGTGGGGTGCTCCTGTGCCACGCATGTGTCCTGGGTCTCGTTCAGCAACCTGGAAGTGGCATTGAagtggggctggtgctggccgcACGCAAGAGCAGAGgcattctgctctgcagtcttGCTTTGCGGGATAGGTGTGCCTAGACCCTCAGCTATGttcctctctgtctttcctggaCAGTTTCCCATCACAGACGAGGTGTGCAGGATGCGTCACACTGAATGGAACAGTGCGTTCCACCTGACTTGTACGCAAGTGCTACAGAAGGTGAGCACGTCTCCCTCCTCCCGCCTCACAGGAGCCAAACAACCGTGCTGGCTGCGGGCTCCGCGCTGGAGCTGCCTGAGGGGGTGGCAGGATGAGGCGCCCAGGTCATGGCCCTTCAAGAACTTTGCCcagcttctctccttctgccaGGGAACTGATGTTAGAGGAGGCCTTACAGTCTCTCAGAAGCAAAGTTGCTAAACTCCTGGAGAGGGAGGTGGCCGAGGAGAGGCTTCTGGCTATCCCCTTGTCTTGAGGAGAGAAAGTCCTCCCCAGAAGACACTCAAGAATCCACCAGATTCCACTCAGAaccacctgtttttttttttttttttcaggtgcttGGAGGGGAATTTGGCATATTTTTCGTCGACAACGCCCACTTTGTGGACTCTGAGTCCTGGTCTATCGTGTGGCCCCTGCTCCAAAGCATCACGGTCCTTATGGTCATGAGCTTAGCTCCGGGCCATGCCAGAGCAGAGGACATTTTCAAAGCTGCCACAGACAGCACAACATCGGAGAGAATCACCTGTCTTCGTCTGGAAGGGCTGAAAGCTTCAGACGTGGTGCGGAAAGCCTGCCAGGAGCTTGGAGTGCGCAGCATCCCCAGGGAGCTGGCAAGGTAAAGCCAAGTCGGGCAGCTCTTCTGAAGGGGTTGCATTTATGCTGACCACGGCTGGGAATCGCCCTGCAAAAAAGGCAGCCACGGGGCTGATGGGTCTCTCCTTAAGCCTGGCCATAGCAGGTGTGAGCTGAGAATGGGCAACTGCCACGAGGCAGCAGAGTGTGGATGGTGTCAGCCCTTTGCTGTTGCCAGTGGcttgctcttctgtgctttagGCACTGTCCAGCAGCCTTTCCTGATGGATTCCCAGGAACGCTGTGGGTCTGGGGGGCCCCAGGCACTCACGCCCCATCCAGAAGCCAGGCGTAGCCATGTTGAAGAGGCTGGTTAGCCTACGAGACCCGAGTGACTCACCACCCACCAGAACTGTGCTGCACCTTACTTCCCTGGTGTCGGTTGTGCTCCTGCCCAGGTTCCTGATCCAGAGAAGCTCTGGCATCCCATATTACTGTGAGGAACTGCTGCGCTCCCTGCGTTGCAACAACATGCTCTTGTTGCACACCGGGAGGCCgaaggaaggagaggacagCTGGCAGAGCCTGATTGGTAAGCACCCTTGTTGCCGATCAGCTGTTGGCTGTGGTGCATCCTCTCCTGCACAGCCGCACCTTGCTGCTCCCTTGGCAAAACACCGGCTCAGCTCCTTGTTCATGCTCCCCATGCTCTTCCTGTCTTCTGCAGCCAAGGCATCACCCGCTGTCACAGCTGCCTCAAGCCCGGGTACCGGGAGTGACGGAGAAAGGATGTGTGCCATCAGACCAGACGTGAGCCTGGAGACCTCCATGCTGCCGTTTGCCTTGAAaggtgaggagctgagcagcGCTCATCCAGTTTGTGGCTGTGCCCCAGCTTCGTTTCCTGGGGTGCAGGTGAGAGAGAGGCTGAGCACCTGCGTGCTGCAGTCACCCCCTCAGCCTCGGGGCTCAGCCAGGAAGGTGACTCCAGTCCAAGCAGGCTGTGGTTTTCCCCTGTTGGCAGTGGACCAGCTCTGAGCTGACCGGTGAGCTGCACACCACGGGTGGGGGAGCTCTGAGTCCAGCTCTGGGCTGTTGAGAATGCTTTGTGTTctctgtgtgcactgctggctATGAACCCAGTACAGACCTAGTAGGTCCCCCTAGTAGGTGGGACGTGCATACCTGCTGGACCGTGCCCTCCCCATCACCGGTTGGGAGCATCTGTCTGTCTGAgtgcctctgctttccctggCTCCTGTGGCCTGTGACTGTGGGGAGAAGCGGAAGCCATCTTGAAGATATCAACCCTGGGCTCTGGTTGCCCAGCAGGTGCCGTCCTGAGGAAAGGAGGCCAAAGTCCTCCCCGTTTGCTCAGGTGAAACTCTCCGGCTTCTCCAAGCTCAGGCTCAGGGACAGGCAAGACAGAGATGTGTTGCTTCTTCTTGGCAGAGATTGCGCTGGCTGAGCTGGACCGGATGGATCTACAGAAGCAGATGGTTCTGAAGTTTGCAGCCATCATAGGGCCGGTGTTTACAACCCAGCAGCTGGTTCACATCCTTCCCATCTCTGTAAATCAGTGGATTAATCCACTGCTGGACATGCTGGTGAAGGACAACATCCTGAAGCGGCTGAAGAACACAGAGGAGCCGGAAGACGTGCAAGGTGCTCCAGAGGGGCCGGCCACCTCCGGGCAGGCAGGAAGCGGTAAGTGGTGGCTGCAGCGTGAGCCCAGGAGCGCTGGGGCTCCACAGGGCCCTGCTCACGCAGCTTTGTGCAGAGGGAGATTCTCAGTGGCTGTTGGAAGTGCCTCTGCCACTGTGCTAGCAGGCGCTGGTCGGAGCCCGGGCTGGGCTcagacaggcagcagcactcaccAAAGTGTGGCCTTTGCCCCAGTTGGGGCAGCCTTTGAGGTCTGGCCCCCGCTTTGGCTGAGGCCAGGACTCATTGCCTTGCAGGGGTGGAGAGGCCCTCCGTGAACATGGGGTCCAGAAAACAACAGTCTGACGTCCTGGCCTTCTGCgccccactgctgtgggaggCGACGTACGAGCTGTGGCCCACGAGGGAGAGGGTGAACATTCACCGCCAGTGTGCCGCCTTCCTGGAGAAGCATGCGCACAAATGCCAGAGGTGCCACGGAGGGgactttgtggccttccaccGCTTCGGCGTCTCCAGCCCCCAGAAGCAGGGGAgctgccagggctctgctgatGAGGatgactgctgcagctgggaggccTTGGTAGTTGCTGGAGAACACCTGAGGAGGGCCAGGACCCACCCTGCAGAGGGCGAGATTCTGGCAGAGGGCGAGCAGACAACTCTGCGGGCCAAGGACGGTGGCGAGTGCTCCTGCCAGTGCGAAGCCATCGCCGAAGCAgtgcttgtgcccctggctcgCCACTACAGGGCAATGGGCAACACTTCCCAAGCCCTCCATTATGTGCTGGAGTGTGCGGCTGCCTACCTGCACGTCTCCAACAGCTACATGGTGAGTTACCCTGCTAGCCAGCACGAGCTGCATTAGCAGGGAGGAGGCCTGAGGGCTGACGGGGCTGGCCGCAGGCTCTGCACCAATGCTCacctgctgtctgtgtgcttgtTGCAAGGCCCTCATGAAGCTGAGTGAAGCAGAGGCTCTGAGGAGCTCCgtcaaaaaggaaagaaatgccaTCGACCGCTTTGAGGAGGCCATCTTCTTCAGCCTCAAAGGAGAGGTAAAGAGGCAGGCAAAAGCGGAGGGTGTCCGAAGAGATGCAGCCATACGcttcccctgctggcagggaatgttcctgccacagccagcccctggtccatttctgcagtctctgcagGTCTTGGGCAAGTCCTCCACATCTGCatgccttcctcttcctgtaCAGGTCTGCAGTAACGTGGGATGTGTGAAGCTGGCCAAGGAAATGAGCAGGCAGGCGCTGAGACTGCTGGAAAAGCGGTTCCCGCGAACCCGTGCCGGGGCCTTTGTCAAGTCTCTGTGGGAAGGGTTGAAGCGTGCTCCTCAGACCACAGGCAGAGcgtccttccttccccaggaggCTCGGTAAGCAACAGAAGGGACCACGCGGGAGAGGAAGAGCCCTTTTGTACCTGCTCCCACGCATCCAGGCCCAGGCCTGCCCGGGTTTCAGCCCATTCCCAAGCCTTAGCAGGACTGAGGCATTCAGGCGTGATGTGTGGGTAGAGCCAGGGATGGCGCTGCCTCACGCTgcctcccctgcacagcacaggagaagAATGCACACCTTTGGGTAAAAAGCAGCTTGTGCTGACGGATGCTGTCACGGAGTCATCTAGATAAATCCCTTTCTTCCAGCAATCTATCTGGCTAGCCCCACCGCCCTGCTTTCCCTTGCCCTGTCTGACTCAGTGCtccacagctgtgcctctggGCCCAACGGTTTCTCTTGCgtggcaggaggaagaagcaagCCTGGCTGGTTCAGCGGAGCAGATGCCTCGCCTTGCTCGAGGACCTCTACAGCCAGGAGGGCACATCTGGCGGACAGAGGTTCTCCCGCCTGGCAGCACTCATGAAGGCCAACACGGACAGCAAGATGCACTCCTATCAGGCAGCAGACTCACACATTGGACAAGCcttgaattaaggaaaatagGTCAGGTTAAAAGCTATGTGCTTTCATGGCGTGCTGAATtggcagctgcagatgtggcctTGCGAAGCCAGCTTTTGGCTGCCCATAACCgatgcttttctacaggctTAGACAACGAGTGCAGACAGCGGGTGTCCTGTTTCTCCAAGTGACACCGTTCAGGTACCCTACGTCTGGAATGCAGACAGCAGGCTAGGACAgtaaaccacaaattaacaaagaagcaaCGGATTGGTGGACGGAGCTGTAGCCGATGAGAGGACCGGCCAAAGCCAGGTGAAAGAATACAGTGAGGAAGACCATGGccttcatcagaaagaccacCAGACAACCAGCAAGAGATACCACGCATGCGTAAAAGAACTGAGacgtggggggggaggggaggaagggggaaatgTCAATCTTGTGGAAGGGGGACTCATCGTAATAACCCAGCCTCTTCTTGGACAGCTAGtgcatatgtaagcagcttGTTTTTGAAGTGTGTGCCTTTCCTGACCTGTGGTATGCAGGCTTGGAGGGATTACCCCCCTGCATCCGGCGTATGTGCAGCGCTGagtaaacatacctgctttataactactctgtggttatagagtGTGATTCTGCACGCCAATTTGGCGAGCCAGCCAGGAGGCTCTTTGCTGGGCCGTGGGGCTGGTCGGCCCAGGAGGCACTTCTGGTGCGCCCCAAGAGATTCTTGGAGAAGACTCCCTGGGCCAACACATCCACCATGGAGCAGGGAAAGAGCCCCGGCTGCGGACCAGGTATGTTGGGAACAGGGAAGCCGTAAGTCGTAAGCGCGAGaagtagattgtgtttttgcagtggagaTTTCCAGTATTTCCGTATGTAGCACAAGATAAGttgcctttcacaaagaaagctcctgaacagagtaaagttgaggCTGGGGTGATCTGACCTAGGTGCAGTTGGCGCAGGCACTAGGTCAGGTAACTCTATAGGGTAGGGGAGAGTCCGGTACAGGCCGGAACGAGTGTGCTAattgttgaaaatattgtcctcctaTCGCCATCAAAGGTGCAGAACATACCAAAGACAATAGGTTGGTAGCAGACATTGCTTAGAAGTGTAACGTAGCAACAGCGTCGGAAGACTGTGAGCCTGGGATGCTCAAccagtgagtgccaggagaggcttgACCTGCATCGGACCCAGGGTATGTCACGGAATGGATTTCACGGGCAAGTTGTGCagtttctcccttgtcagtagggaTTGCCTATTACTGCAGTAGTAGTAGGTGTTGCCCGTTATTGCAATAACGAATaagctgctcttcacagagcTCTTTGCCTGATTAGAAACTGTTGATcttgagcgtgtttctcacagtCTGGTGCTTGTTGGATTTAGGGAGTGCAGCGGTCAATCATGGCTAGATAAAATTCCGTAgataaggaagaacagagaaacccCCGACGGGATCCTTTGAGCTGTGTGCTCCCTGTACTTTTCCCTAGGATTAAACTCACTCACTTTCCTCTACGCAGCGGTGTTCCCCCCCTTGCCGTCCTGGCCTCGAGTCAAGTCCTGTACCTACAGGAGGGAGGCTGGAGACAGCTGACAGAGTGCAGGGTACTGGCTCAGATCAGCCCCTTAACAGCCCACCTGAACCGAGCTCTGTGACTAGTGCTGATACTGAAAAGATAGAGCTCTGCCAGCTTAAGAGAGAATCGGAACAATGCAAAAGGGAGGTTATAAATTCTCCCTTTCCTAAATCTAACACCATTATCCCCACTGACACTTCCGTGTATCCTCTTAGGGAAGTTCCAATGTTATCAGGGGACAGAGGAGATGTAAACTCCCCACTTGCGAGTGGAGAGGTGAGAAATTTCAAAAGGGAAACGAAACCTTTAATGAAAGATCCTCTTGGATTAGCAGAACAGTTTGATCACTTCTTGCTCTTGGTCATCAATTCAGCTTATGAAATACTGGGATTTAATTTAACTGGGAACACCTTAAGAATAACGGAGGTAGAGGGATCAGGAATGATAGTTTCACTTTTTGAATTACTGCTGAATTAAAATGGGGAGATAAAATAGTCACAGGGCAGTTGTCTTGTGTGCCAGAAGCAGGGACCAATTCACTGGGGAGAGATTGAATAGGTAAAGGAGGACTGCAGTTGAGAACTTGTGAAACAGGTAGAAAGGTGTCAGTGAATCTGCTAAGAGCCGAcgatgaaaaaaatagataaatgcaAAGGTGTGGGCAGGGCAAGGAAGCCGGGGTGGACTCACAATTActccctgaaaaaaataactgtccGAGGAGGGAGTGAAGCTGTGAAGCAGCGACAAGATCCCATACCTTTAGAAAGGATAACGGGTCTAAAGCCTGTGATACAAACCTTGGTTAAGAATGGTCTTCTGGAACTCTGTCTGTCACCCTATTACACTCCAATTTTGCCAGCACAGAAGGCAGGTGGTACCCATGGGCTGGTACAAGatctaagaaaaatgaatgaaacaattCCCAAGCGACGCCCCCTGGTTCCGAACCCCTATGCTTTAATGAGTCTGATCCCACAGGAACATGAAGGGTTTAGTGTGATCGACctagaaaattgctttctggaCCTGCTCTTGGGACTCAGGGAGTTGAGATCTTTTTGCCTTTGATTGAGAGGACCCTGAAATGGGatgcaagcagcaaaaaagcTTCCTGCGGGATCCCGCCCCTTGTACAGATTGCTGTATTAGTCATTGTCACTGTCTGTCTTTGTAACTGGTCGATGTTTGTGTTGTAAAAACGTTACCTGTGGAATTCCAGTCCCTGCTTGAGGCAGCCTTGTCTTACTGGGGGCCGCTGGTCACGACTCTTGCCCGGGGAACTCGGTGTTCCCGTGCCCTGGGGAAGCAGGTGGACTCCATCACCCAGCCACACCCAGGGCATTTTCAGCCGGTACCGAAGAGCGGCTGGGATAAGCAGCTGCTATGGGATGAAGGGGGTCCAAAGAAATTCTGGAAAAGACCATTCGGGGTCGTATTTTGGCTCAGTGGAGAAACGCCACCTATCAGCCGGGGGGAATGTGGGAATGGaatgctgtttctgcagttggAACGAACAAGAGGAGTCTTTTGTggtctgtgctgccatctgttgtccTTTGTGGGTACTAACAGTTCTTTCTGGGTTTCTCTTCATTCCGACAAAGGGGGGTCTCTAATAGTGCCGTTAGGTAAACTTTCCATGTAGTGGCATGCTTAGTAGGTAGGTGAAGTAAGGAACAAGTAATTAACAAGTACAAAGGGTGCAGCTTTTGTATGATAGACTACAAAGCGTATTGAAAGGCTATTCTGTTTTGCCAGGAGGCTCTTAGCAAAAGAACAACAGACttagcaagcagcagagaagccagGGCCTCCACATGAGGTCGAACTGTCTCACTCTTGGCTCAAGAGGGATGCAAGAGATACTTCCCTCCACCCTCCTTCCAGCCTTCTCTCTGTCCTAGGACGAGCAGGTGTCCAGGAGTGGTGGCCTAGTGTTGAGTAAGCAAGGGTTGGAAGTCAATTAATTAGCAGTATACGCTTAGCTAGCAACACTTTACGTTTAGCCAGGATCTGTACGTTTAGTTGAGCGTCGGGAagactgtgaacctgaagtactcagccaatgaggaaccaggggaggaagagagaagcgTCGGCTAATGGGGCTGAAAAGATGTCATCCTGTTTTCTGCGTGCCATtgcaattgcaaataaaatctgctttatcagagatgcCGTGCTGATGAATTCTTGGGGTATTTCCAAGAGGAGCCTCGATTGAGAGCCCGGAAACATAGATGAAGTAAGAGGACCAGTTTTAACCACTGAGTGTTCTAATCACGAGACTAATCACTGGGTGTCTGTGGAATCTGGAGAACTGTCTTGTCTGATTCATGGGCTTGGAAGGGAGTGGGACCAACTGTTTGGATGGAAAGTGTAATTGTAATGGTATATGGAAGCATAattgagggtatgtggaagtgtaattGAGGGTCCGAATAGCAAAATAGTGTAAAAAGGCAAAAGGGTGAAAGGAAAGGTGAGTTTGTGTGCGCTGGCACGAGAGCAACCCCTGCAGAACACTTGGAGTGAGAGAGCCAGGGCCAGACACTGCCACTGTAAACAGTGCTGCTCGCAAAAGGGGGGTGGGCAATGGAAGTGAGGATAGCCCTCATCTGCAGGGAGCTAAGGAAACCCAAaatccagtgttagcactgcaAGCCTCCGGAAGGGAGGAGCTGAAACCAAAACGTAATGCTAGTCAGTTCtgtaatgatgagagtttggaaagtgaagaAGGTTTGGGAAAgacacaggctgaggaaggcaaatcACTAGGAGCGAGGTTTAACAGGGATGTCAGGACCGAAGAGAGGCAAGCGATATGGGAAAACTgactgaggaacagagatattGGACAAGCcttgaattaaggaaaata comes from Gallus gallus isolate bGalGal1 chromosome Z, bGalGal1.mat.broiler.GRCg7b, whole genome shotgun sequence and encodes:
- the LOC121108514 gene encoding adenylate cyclase type 10-like, coding for MTFQSDIPGDGGHHCPVIVMSLWQRVSRPSERPWAHCAAWSGGRLVLVPRSGARSSCSEVPRYHRALTMASAWERKYYYSDLGKKVVLLPSLLLREEFKDIGYPMIFEGVLLLADVSGFTALAEKCIQKSGPERGAEEMVQTLNAYMGDILEQVLAFGGDILKFAGDAMLVLWRAAGPQLPTAINLALQCCRKVQKKYGTYDTHSGLKLHLKIGISAGMLSFMSVRGGDRQYFFVCSGALDEVVKAQKLSAAHEVVLSQTCWELCDQKRIRAKPLAGKGAVKVVGMRRLARREWKDAVVQLSSARGERHLKGTGLRRPTLRMCDDSELAARLEKYLSTAVLRKLRDDVPLELCSELRPVTSLFVQLKFADRINAIELSSSLGDCSNTISGIISPHKGEINKTLLFDKGCTFLCVFGFPGEKLAHEITHALECAMQIFHMTSMGLRKLQLVSVGVSSGAAFCGFTGHPERFEHTALGFKVNLAARMMVAYPGVVSCDAETCAASRLPSYCFRALPKRNLKGVISPTTVYQYVGTTEKQQRDVGVAEERSPYGPLLGREAEIDRFEFCLEAYKHLEEPHVLAFVGIPGSGKSHLLAELAILGRAAGHRVNAVELAEENLKQPFSAIRLLVARALGLQAGETCSDRQSALQTVLQGTIEESSYCLLNDVFLVEFPITDEVCRMRHTEWNSAFHLTCTQVLQKVLGGEFGIFFVDNAHFVDSESWSIVWPLLQSITVLMVMSLAPGHARAEDIFKAATDSTTSERITCLRLEGLKASDVVRKACQELGVRSIPRELARFLIQRSSGIPYYCEELLRSLRCNNMLLLHTGRPKEGEDSWQSLIAKASPAVTAASSPGTGSDGERMCAIRPDVSLETSMLPFALKEIALAELDRMDLQKQMVLKFAAIIGPVFTTQQLVHILPISVNQWINPLLDMLVKDNILKRLKNTEEPEDVQGAPEGPATSGQAGSGVERPSVNMGSRKQQSDVLAFCAPLLWEATYELWPTRERVNIHRQCAAFLEKHAHKCQRCHGGDFVAFHRFGVSSPQKQGSCQGSADEDDCCSWEALVVAGEHLRRARTHPAEGEILAEGEQTTLRAKDGGECSCQCEAIAEAVLVPLARHYRAMGNTSQALHYVLECAAAYLHVSNSYMALMKLSEAEALRSSVKKERNAIDRFEEAIFFSLKGEVCSNVGCVKLAKEMSRQALRLLEKRFPRTRAGAFVKSLWEGLKRAPQTTGRASFLPQEARRKKQAWLVQRSRCLALLEDLYSQEGTSGGQRFSRLAALMKANTDSKMHSYQAADSHIGQALN